The Halomicronema hongdechloris C2206 genome includes a window with the following:
- a CDS encoding alpha-glucosidase — protein MKGAPRAWWRVPVINRRDWQWEDANAATQNGEWWQNAIIYQIAPWSFLDTDGDSKGDLNGIVERLDYIVSLGVDAIWLTPIYASPMDDFGYDVADMRAIGSEFGRMEDFQCLLDIAHAMKLKVLVDQIWNHTSDEHPWFQESRSSRDNPKADWYVWAEPKPDGSPPNNWLSSLTGECAWKWEPQRQQYYFFNFLDSQPDLNWYNDDVVAAILQRAKFWLDLGVDGLRIDAVNYFLHDRRLRDNPPRPHETPWPDGVPPNHPIGQSMLTHNFNRPETPNRLRPLRELVDRYPGVVTLGEVTLCEDSIKLASRYTRGCDRLHLAYHSGLLVEQPMTASLMRTILGRVANHFADGGTCWIVGNHDYGRLRSRWTGKDVNGNPYPDEFYRMMAALLLSLPGAFCLWQGDELGLPIADIPGDIPPSELKDPFGKALYPDVVGRDGSRTPMPWTADAPCGGFTTAATPWLPIPASHLTRSVHSQHRNTKSLLNTWRRLLHWRKNQPALEAGKLALLEANDTVLAFRRYYADHNLLCLFNISDRPASYVLELCDTCEVVRHLEFDFEIDENYVKLSPYSAFFGQLTSPSKRLANNTSYNDDGLPGSPITL, from the coding sequence ATGAAAGGTGCACCGAGGGCATGGTGGCGAGTTCCTGTTATCAACCGTCGGGATTGGCAATGGGAAGACGCCAACGCCGCCACTCAGAACGGTGAATGGTGGCAAAATGCCATCATCTATCAGATCGCCCCCTGGAGCTTCCTGGATACAGACGGTGATAGCAAGGGCGACCTCAATGGCATTGTGGAGCGGCTGGATTACATCGTCAGTCTGGGCGTAGATGCGATTTGGTTAACCCCAATCTATGCGTCACCTATGGATGATTTTGGGTATGATGTCGCTGACATGCGCGCGATCGGGAGCGAGTTTGGCCGCATGGAGGACTTTCAATGCCTGCTGGACATCGCCCATGCCATGAAGCTAAAGGTGCTCGTGGATCAGATCTGGAATCATACCTCGGATGAACATCCCTGGTTCCAGGAAAGCCGCTCTAGCCGTGATAACCCCAAGGCAGATTGGTATGTCTGGGCCGAGCCGAAGCCGGACGGGTCACCTCCTAACAACTGGCTGTCTTCCCTGACGGGAGAGTGTGCCTGGAAGTGGGAGCCCCAGCGACAACAGTATTATTTTTTCAATTTTCTCGATAGTCAGCCGGATTTGAACTGGTATAACGACGATGTCGTCGCCGCCATTTTGCAACGAGCTAAATTCTGGTTAGACCTGGGCGTTGACGGCCTGCGGATTGATGCCGTTAACTATTTCTTGCATGACCGCAGGCTGCGTGATAATCCCCCCCGACCGCATGAAACTCCCTGGCCCGATGGGGTACCGCCCAATCATCCCATCGGTCAATCCATGCTGACCCACAACTTTAATCGACCAGAGACGCCTAATCGGCTGCGGCCTCTGCGGGAACTGGTGGATCGCTATCCCGGTGTGGTGACGCTGGGGGAAGTCACGCTCTGCGAAGATTCCATCAAACTAGCAAGTCGCTACACGCGGGGATGCGATCGCCTACATCTGGCTTATCACAGCGGGTTGCTGGTAGAACAACCGATGACGGCGTCCCTGATGCGGACTATTTTGGGGCGGGTGGCTAATCACTTTGCCGATGGTGGCACCTGCTGGATTGTGGGCAATCACGACTACGGTCGTCTGCGATCGCGCTGGACGGGCAAGGATGTCAACGGGAATCCCTATCCCGACGAGTTTTATCGCATGATGGCGGCTCTGCTGCTTTCACTGCCGGGTGCCTTCTGCCTCTGGCAAGGCGATGAGCTGGGACTCCCGATCGCAGATATTCCTGGCGACATTCCCCCCAGTGAACTCAAGGATCCTTTCGGGAAAGCACTATACCCGGACGTGGTGGGGCGAGACGGATCGCGAACGCCGATGCCCTGGACCGCCGATGCACCCTGTGGCGGGTTTACTACAGCAGCGACCCCCTGGCTTCCTATTCCGGCGAGTCATCTGACGCGATCAGTGCATTCTCAGCACCGCAACACTAAGTCACTGCTCAATACCTGGCGGCGATTGCTGCACTGGCGTAAAAACCAACCGGCCCTGGAAGCTGGCAAGCTGGCCTTACTGGAGGCGAATGACACGGTGCTGGCATTCAGACGTTACTATGCTGACCACAATTTGCTGTGCTTATTTAACATCAGCGATCGCCCTGCCTCTTATGTCCTGGAACTGTGTGACACCTGTGAAGTGGTGCGGCATCTAGAGTTTGACTTTGAGATTGACGAGAACTATGTCAAGCTGTCCCCCTACAGCGCCTTTTTTGGTCAACTCACATCACCGTCCAAACGTCTGGCTAACAACACATCTTATAATGACGATGGTTTGCCGGGATCACCGATTACACTCTGA